In Bacillus sp. KH172YL63, one genomic interval encodes:
- a CDS encoding anti-sigma-F factor Fin family protein → MAIHYQCRHCGTTVGTLSNVALHSEQLGLHTLSEEERLHMVLYQENGDIQVRTICEDCQESLERNPDYHQLDHIIQ, encoded by the coding sequence ATGGCAATCCACTATCAGTGCCGCCATTGTGGGACGACTGTAGGGACACTTTCAAATGTCGCGCTTCATTCGGAACAATTGGGGCTGCATACGCTGTCTGAGGAAGAGCGGTTACACATGGTTCTTTACCAGGAGAATGGGGACATTCAAGTCAGGACGATCTGTGAAGATTGTCAAGAAAGTCTGGAACGGAATCCGGACTATCATCAATTAGATCATATCATTCAGTAA